The Deinococcus radiopugnans ATCC 19172 genome has a window encoding:
- a CDS encoding oligopeptide/dipeptide ABC transporter ATP-binding protein — QRIILEGDIPSPINPPSGCVFRTRCRYAIDDCAKVVPELREIAPQHFKACIRDDIL; from the coding sequence GCCAGCGCATCATTCTGGAAGGGGACATTCCCAGCCCGATCAACCCGCCGTCGGGCTGCGTGTTCCGCACGCGCTGCCGGTATGCCATCGACGACTGCGCCAAGGTGGTGCCCGAACTGCGCGAGATCGCCCCACAGCATTTCAAGGCCTGCATCCGCGACGATATTCTCTAA